The Siansivirga zeaxanthinifaciens CC-SAMT-1 region GTAGATGTTTACAACAACTACTGGGGCATGGGCGCCTGGGGATGGGGCGGCTTCGGTCCGTGGGGAGGTTTTGGTCCTGGTTGGGGCTGGGGTTGGAATCAGCCTAGTGTTTCCACAAGTACCCAAGGCGTTTTATATATAGACTTGATTGATGCCAACAAAAAAGAACTGGTTTGGCAAGGTATGGGAACCGGTTTCTTATCTCAAAATATGGAACAAAAAGAAGAACGTATAAAAGAATTTGTTTCTAAAATACTAGAGAAATATCCTCCGGAAATCAAAAAATAAAGCATAAAAAAAGCAACTTTAAAAGTTGCTTTTTTTATTTAACTAAATCGCTTTAAGGTGTTTTTAGTAAAATCACTCAAAACAAGTTCGCCGCTTATTTTTGCGCGCTCTGCAAGGAGTGTGTCCCAGTTTTCGGTACCTTGCCAAAACACTTGTTTCATTTGTTTCAAAGCTTCCGGATTATAACTACTTAATGTTTCGGCTAATGTTTTAACGGCATCCTGTAAGGCTTCGGCTGTTTCTAAAACCTCCGAATAAAGTCCTTTGTTTTTTGCCCATTCCGCCGAAAAAAATGTATCGGCTTTAATGGTCATTTCCGAAGTGGCAGCAATACCTATTTTTCGTGTAACAGCAGGCTCTATAACAAATGGCCCAATACCAATGCTCAATTCGCTTAATTTAACAGAGGCGTATGTCGAAGCTAAACAGTAATCGGTAGCAGCAGCTAAACCAACGCCGCCGCCAACAGCTTTACCTTGCACACAACCAATAATTATTTTAGGACTTTTTCGCATGGCATTTATAACCTTTGCAAAACCAGAGAAAAAGGTTTCACCTGTTATTTTATCGTTTATGGTTATTAATTCATTAAAACTCGCCCCTGCGCAAAAGGTTCTATTGCCCGCACTTTTTAAAACAATAACCTGAATGCCATCGTTGGTTCCGGCATCATGAATTTTTGTTTTAAGTTCTGCTAGAACGTCGCTAGGCATAGCATTATGATTGGGATGAAAAAACTCTATATATCCAACTTTATTTTCGATATGAAGGTTTACGTATGGCGCTTCCATAAAATTTATAAGAAAAATTTAAAAGTTGAAGATACATAAATTTTTAATGAAACCTTATGCAATAAATGTTACCTTGCAAATTAAAAATTATAGAGTAATTTGTAAAAAAATAAAACTATGGGATTATTAGATTTTCTATTTGGCAAAAAACAAGCTAAGATTAAAGATTTTCAAACAAGAGGCGCTATTATTTTAGATGTTAGAACTCCAGGAGAATACCAACAAGGTGCTATTCCTGGTTCGAAAAACATACCGTTACAAAATTTAAACTCTAAAGTTTCTGAAATTAAAAAACTAAAAAAACCAGTAATTACTTGTTGTGCCAGTGGTGTGCGATCTGCAAGTGCTGCCGCCATTTTAAATAGCAATGGTATTGAGGCAATGAACGGTGGTGGTTGGTTTAGTTTAAGTAAAAAACTATAATTTTATTTTTTGAAATTCGTCTGTTTTTGAAATGGTGGTATTGTTAAACTGCAACTTCCACCCCATCGAATTGGTTAAAATATAAAACTTAGAAAGCTCGCTTATTAATCGGTTTTTAGCATTTGCTTTTAAATCTGATGCTTCCAGTTTTTTTAATAACGATGCTTTTACCTTTTTCTTAATATTGTTATAATCGTTGGCTTCAAAAGGATTCAAATAATCGGCTTGAATATCGTAATATTCTAAATCTGGACTTACTTTTATTTCTTCTTTAGGAATACTAACAATGGTTAAGGTTTTAGTGGACTCATCTATTTTAAATTCAACTTTACTTAAGTCGTATGCAATGGTTACATCGGCATTAACAACCACCAAGGCTTTTTTATCTGAAGTTAGAAAATTTCCTAAAAGTTCTTTAGAATGTTTGTATGTAAAAACTTCACTAAAATGGCCTTCAGTTACAATTAACTTACCTACATTCTGTATTTGTTCCTGAATAAGCATGGAACTTTCTTGAAGCTCTATCTTATTGTTTTTTTGTTCGCTACAATATTTAAATGTAAACAAGATGACTAAGGTGACTACAACACCAAAAAGAATTTTTCGCATACACTAATGTATAAATATTTAGTAATATGAAGATGAATTAAGGGCAAAAAAAAAACATTAGTTTGCTTCGACATAAGAAGTCTAACTAATGTAAAATTAACTAATTCTAACACAGTCAAAATTAATTATTTTATGACTGTTTCATGTAAAATTAACATGACCTGTTTGTTATATTATGTTATTTCTTTTGGCTTTTTCTACAGCTTCTAATTTATTATGAACCTGTAATTTTTTATAAATATTTTCAATATGTTTTCTAATGGTTCCAGATGATAAAAATAAATTATCGGCAATAACATTATAACTTAACCCAGTACTTAACTGCTCTAAAACCTGAACCTCACGATCGGTAAGTTTTATAATTTCCTGATTTTCTGAAGCATTAAAACTAATAGGATTTCGAAGTAATTTTAAAGTTTTCAATGCTATTGAAGGCGTCATGGCAGCACCACCGTTTAATGTTTCGTAAATACCTTCACATAAATCTTTTGCATTCACTTCCTTTAATAAATAGCCATCGGCACCTGCTTTAATGGCGTTAAATATGTGCTCGTCATTATCAAAAACAGTAAGCATAATTATTTTTATATGCGGATATTTTTGTTTTACAATCCCTGTGGTTTCAATACCATTTAATACAGGCATTTCTATATCCATTAAAATAACATCGATATTATGATTGTTTTCTAATTGATTTAATAAATCGGAGCCATTTAATGCCGTAAACTTAATTTCTAAATCGTCAAAAAAAGACAACTTTTCTTTTACCGCGTTTATTAAAAATGAATTGTCATCAACTATAGCAATTTTTTTATTCATATAATTATAAGCTTAAATGAATTTTTGTTCCCTGATCTTTTGTACTTTCTATTTGTACCACCGCCCCTATATCGGCAGCACGTTTTTTTATATTATTAAGTCCATTGCCTAACGAGACCTCTTCCATATTAAACCCAATACCATCATCTATAATTGAAATACTAATATGATGGTTTTCGGAAGTAAAACGAACCTCAATATTTGATGCATTGGCATATTTTAATGCATTATTTATAGCTTCTTGAATAATTCTATAAATGCTCATGCCTTGCACCGAGGTAAACAAATAATTGTTGGATAAATTGGTGTTTAGATGAAACTTAAAATTAATTTTATTTGAAGCTATGTGAGCTTTATCTAAAAAATTTGAAATGCGAACTTGCAAATCTTCCAGCGTGATTTCGCTCTTATTCATCGCCCAAATAGTGTCTCGCAATTCGTTTATGGTTTCTTTAGTAAAAGCGCTTATACCACTTAACTTATTGGTTAATTTTTCGTTGGTTATTTTAAAACCATACTGCAAATTGTCGATAGACGAGATAATAAAAGTTAATTGCGCTCCAATATTATCGTGTAAATCTCTCGAAATTCTTAAGCGTTGCTCCTGGAGTTTGTTTTGAGTTTCAATTTTAATCAAGGCTTCTTTTAATTGACCTTCTTTTTTTAATTGAATGTTTTTTAATTTTTGCTGATTAAACAATAAATATCCTAAAACACCAATCACAAGAGCCAGAATTAGTAGTCCGATAATTTGCGTATTTTTTTGATTTATATTGAGTTCTTTCTCTGCAATTTCTGCTCGTTGGGTTAGAATTTCTTTTTGTTTTTTTTCTGATTCGTATTTAGTTTCTAACTCATAAATGGTTTTGGTTTTTTCAATCTCGAATAAACTATCTTTTGCTTGCGCATACTTAATATGATTGTTGTAAGCACTTTTATAATCTTTGGTAAGAGCGTCTATTTTAGCTAATTGTTTTAAAGCAGGCACTTTAAATTCTTTAAAATTATTGGCTTCAATAATTTGTAAAGCATTAGAAAGTTCGGTTTTAGCTAATTCATATTCCTTATTAATTGTGTAATTATTAGCTAATGCAATTTGAGTTCTTGCGAGTTCGTATAAGTTATTATCGGCTTTAAAACTTGAAATAGCCGATAAAAAATTAGATCTGGCTTTGGTGTGCTGTTTCAAACTATCCTGCGCAATGGCTATGTTAGCCTGCATGTAAGGTAGGTATCTGGAATAGCCCAAATTGGAATACAAAACCTTTGCTTTCTCCGAATATTTAATAGATGTCTCATACTCTAAAGTATACAACAAAACCGAACCAATATTACCTGTTATAATGGCTTCGCCAATTTCAAAATTATGTTCTTTGTAAATATTTAATGCTTTCTTATAGTAATCTAAAACCTTCGTATATTCTTTTTGTTTTTTGTAAACAATTCCAATATTAACCAGCGTTGCAGGTACTTTTGTAAAATCTTTAGCGCATTTTTCGTAAATATTTAAAGCTTTAAAATAATGCTTTAAAGCTATATCGTAATGCCCTTTTGTGTCTTCTAAAATGCCTAAATTGTTGTAAGAATCGGCAATACCGATAGAATCTTTAATTTTTATTCTTATATCTAAACTCTTTTTATGATTTACTTGAGCACTATCTAATTGTGTGTTTGCCTCGAAAGCTGCTGCTATGTTATGATATGACAGGGCAATTAAGGCTTCCTGTTTCAATTTTTTAGATAATTCTAGCGACTTTTTAGCATACCAAAGTGCCGAATCTACCCGTATGTTTCGGTACTCCCAGGAAATTTCATTAAATGTTTTTAGAAGTGTGGTATCTTTTTGAATTTTAGAAACCTTCAATAAACTATCTAACTGCTTACTCGTTTGGGATTGGCCATAAAAAAAAGAAAACAAACAAAAAATAACCAATAACTGCCTCATAAATTATTTGTAAAGAAGTTCTAAAATTAATTTATGTAATACTATAAATTCTTTATTTAAAGTAAATAATCTGTTTATTAAATTTTGATGAAAATCTTCAAGCAGTTCAATATGCTGGTTATTATTTTTTAATCTTAGAGTTTCTAGTTTAAGATGCTGTTCTATTTCAAGCGTATTTTCACAAAACACCTTTTTTAAACCCCAGGTTTCTCTTGTGGTTTTAATTATAAAACCAACAAAAACCACAGGCAAAATAATGGTAATGATTGTAAATAACTGATTAAAATCCATTGAACACGTTTTTAAAATTAAGAAAAACTAACCTTTAAAAAATGATATAAAAAAACATCAATAACATATCAGTTTGACTGATAATATTACTGATGTTTCTGAATTTGAACTGATTAATAGCATAATAAATATAACCTAATATGTTTGATTTTGTATAAATATTCGACAAAATGTTGAAAAAGAAGATTAAGCGCAATAAATAAAATATTACGCCTAATCAAACAAATCTCAACAACAAGATTTATTATTTAAGATTGTAAGCATAAATCGTTTTGTCGTTTGCTTTGTAGTATAAAACCCCAGCAACCTCATCAACTTGATATTCTGGCTTTTTATCTTTTAACACGATTTCTTTATCTACTTTTCCTGAATCTTTATTGACTTTAACTAAACCAGTACCATCATCTAACTTGGTTAATATAAACTGTGCATTTTCTGTAGCTGCTGTAGCTTTAAAACGTTTAGACATCACATCAAAAGCTGCATCACCAATAGATGCAAACATATCGGCTGCACGTTTATTTTCTTTACCATAATCGTTGTAATTACTTAAATCGTTAGAACTACCGTAGGGATTTGTTCTATTCATTCCGGCCTTAGCTGCATGCGCCATAGCCAAACCTGTAGAAGCTACTGCCATAACTCCCGATAGCACTTTTACAAAACCACTTTGCGATGGCGATTTAAAATACTCGTGATAAACTTCTTTCCCTTGCCCATCGAGCATCATTAAATTTTGTGATGAACTCAAAAATATATTTCCGTTTCGCATTTGCATGAAATCTGCAACTTCTTTTTCATCAAACTTGACATTCGCCAACTCGGCTACATCTCCAGAATTAGCATCAATACTATAAATAGTGCCGTCGGCAGCAATTAAATAGCGGTTATTAACACTATCGAAAGTCGATGCCACAGCAGCAGAATTTTTATATTTTAAAGGTTTTTTCCAAACTTGGTCGCCTGTTTCCAGATTTACAATATTGGCATCTTCACTCGTGATATAAATTAAACCCTGAGGTGATTCTGCCATAACCATAATATTTTCGCCGGTTTTTAATGGTTTTTTAAACAATGTTTTTCCGTCGAAAGAAATTTTGTTAATACCACCTTGCTGAATACCAAATAAAATACCATCATCCTGAACATAAAAATGCTGCACATATCCTTTCGTTTTTGGAGCTTTATCCCATAAATCTTCACCAGAAGACGCACTTAAAAAGGCAATTTCAGATTCGTCGCTAGCAGCAAAAACACTAGAGCTTCCGCCAGAACTTTTATCGCTTACAACAGCCAATCCTTGTGGTAAAATTTGAAAATTAGAAACATTCCCTTGAACTTTTCTATCGTCTTTCCAAAGTTCGGCACCATTACTTCCAATTTTATGAATTCTCGTATTCTTGCCATTGGTAGTTGTTTCAAATCCGTAAATTTCTTTTTCACTTTTATCGGCAACCATCCAGTTAACACCTTTAATTTTACATTCCCATAAATCGTCGCCTTTGTGCGATTTTGCCAATAACCCTTGAGCGGTTGGAATAATAACCATGTTTTTTAATAACAATGGTACGCCTGTTACACTAAAGTCTTTGGCTACGCCAACTCTTCCAGGTTTATCTAGAAAGAAACTATAATCCATTTTCTGTGTACTAAGGTCGTAAACAGCTACTTTTGGTGTCATTTTTTCAAATTTATCACCCACTTTTTGTATACCACTAACAATTAATTTGTTTTGAGGAAGCACTACATTACAGGTGTAAATTTGGTTCCAATTATCGTTATCTGAATTAAAAATAACTTTCCCTGTAATGTAATTAATTACAGCGCGTTTGGTTTTTGCAATTCCTGCAAATTTAGAGCCTACACCTTGAGATACTATAATGTATGGTGATTCGGGTACAAAATCTGTTTCTTCCGGACTTAATTTTCCAAAATTATTAAAAGTGAATACAGGCGTTTTAACCTTCGGGTCTATACCTACTAACCCATCGTTGGTTGCTACAACCAGAATTCCACCCACAGTTAGGGTCATTTCATTAATTTTAGAACCTAAATCGTAAGTCGTTTCAGGTTGTTCTGCTTTTTGAGCAAAGGTGATGTTCGACAAGAAAATAATTGCCAACACTAGAATAACTAAATTAAATTTTTTCATTGTTGAATTTGTTTTATAATTAATAGCTAAACAAAATTGCAACATTAAAAAGGCGAAATCAATACGAAGAATTGCGTATAATTGAAGTTAAAAGCAAAAAAAGTTATCCTTTTAAAGACAACTTTTTTTATTCTTAATAGTTTATTCTGAAAAAAGCAACAACTGTTTTCTTAGCTTTTCTTTACTGGTTTTACCATCGTAAATTTTATCGACCACACGGTCTAATAATACCTGATGTTCTCTAATAGCTGCCATGAAAAAGTCTACAACACCTCGAAATAAAACTAATAAAACGGCAGCGATAACTCCAGACTCCGAAAACATGATAAAAAACATGGCTAGAATAACAACAAACTGTTGGATAAAAATGCGCACATATGGTTTTGTCATAATTTCACTGGCAGTGAACACCCGGTTTTTATTAGTGAGCACAAAATCAAATATTAGTTTTAACAATTGTGTTATTACAAATAATGGTAAAATATACTCCATCCCTTCTAAAGACACTATTTTGGTGTAATTATCAATTAAATCGAAGGGTTCGTTAATAAAACTTTGTCCGCCAATACCAATAATTACAAATGCAAACACCGATTGAACCGCCACAAACATCCCGTAATGAAAGATAAAAAACGGTACTAAAAACCAAATAGAAGAACCGCTATCGTCTTTTTTAGAGGCTAAAATCATTTTAACAATATTAAAAAGACCAATAATTATTGTCTCTAAAAAATATCCAAAAACAACCGCATATGGTGCTATTTTACCTAGACAAATTAATAAAATTAAGAACAGAATATTTAACCATGCAAACGCATTGTATCGATTAGGAATAAAAACAGATGCTAACATTTAATTAAGTTTTTTTTTACAAAGAAACTCGATTACAAACTATTTAAACATACGCAAAATGCCGTATTCTTTTAAAATGTTATATGAGAAAATTGCGCTTCTAGCTGAGCTTTCTTTATATCTAATTGCTCAAGAAATTGTTGATGCGCTTCAGATTTTAAATTGAAGGGACGATGTTGTAAACCTTTTTGAATTACAGCAACTTCAACCATTGTTTTAATGGCTTGCGGCGAAAACCAAACCTCTAGAAACTTGTTCCAAATATAATGTATCGCGGTTTGGTTTGGATGTATCATGTCTTCACTGTAAAAACGATAATCACGCAGTTCATCCATCATAATTTCATACGAAGGAAAATAAACAACCGCATCACTTAAAACTTCATGAACGGCAGTTATTAAGTGAGATTTACTCAACGTATTTTCTACAAAACCATCTTTAATATGACGTATTGGAGACACCGTAAAAATAATAGTTGCAGTACTATTTAACCTTTTAATGCCATCAATAATTCTGACCAAACTTCCTTTAATATCATCGGGAGATAACAATTGTTTTTCAAATTGATTTTGAGGAAGCTTATGGCAGTTGGCAACTGTATTTTTATCTTTTAATAAATTGTAAACCCAGGCCGTACCTATGGTGATAATTACATGTGTCGATTTAGAAAGTTGAAGCTTTGTTAAAGCAAGTTCACTATTTAATTGATTTATTAAAGCTTCTTTTGAAGGGTTACTTAACTTTGAATGTGCATCAAAACAATGCCATTGCTCGTTGTGAAAAAACACATCGTCTTTGGTGTATTTTTTTTCATGAACTGCTCTAATAATTAAGGTTTCAATCGCTTTGGGATGAAATAAAATCCCGAAGGGGTTTTGAAGATTTTTAAACTTGTAATAAGATAGTTTTTCTCCTATATTTTCAACAAAACAAGACCCTAATAGCGTTATCTCTGAGTGATAATCTATTAAATTACTAGCTCTTTTTTTTAACGGTATTTGGGTTTGTAGTTTCATAAAAAAATCCCGATTCCATTTATTAACAGAATCGGGAAACTTATATTATTTAATAAATTCTTGTGCTTTTTCTAAAGCATCAGGAATACCTTGCGGCATTTTACCTCCTGCTGTAGCGAAAAATGGCTGACCGCCGCCGCCGCCTTGGATATACTTTCCTAGTTCTCTAACAACTTTTCCTGCATCTAATCCTTTGCTTGCTACCAATTCTTTAGAAATATAACACGATAACAAGGCTTTACCATCAGACTCTGTAGCGAATAATAAAAATAAATTATCAGACTGGCTGCCCAATTCGAAAGCAACATCTTTTAAACCAGAAGCATCTAAATCGACTTTTTTAGCTAAAAACTGCACGCCATTAATTTCGGTAAGCTCGTTTTTAAGTTCCAATTTCAGGTTTTTAGCTTTGTCTTTTAACAATAATTCTATTTGCTTTTTAAGAGCCGCATTTTCTTCCTGTAAATTTTGTAAAGCCTTTACTGGTTCTTGGGCATTGTTTAATAAAGCTCTCATTTCTGAATAGGCCTTACTATTTTCAAAATAGAAATCTTTGGCCGCTTCGTTTGTAATGGCTTCTATACGACGAATTCCTGCAGCTACTGCACCTTCTGAAACAATTTTGAAATGCCAGATATCTGAAGTATTTTTAACATGCGTGCCTCCACAAAGTTCCATCGATTGACCGAAACGAATGGCGCGAACCGTATCGCCATATTTTTCTCCAAACAAACTCATAGCGCCTTCGGCGATAGCGGCCTCTTTGGGCATGTTTCGTTTCTCTATTAAATCCAGTTTATCGGCGATTCGAGCGTTTACAAAATCTTCAACATCGTTTAATTCTTCTTGCGTTAATTTAGAAAAGTGTGAAAAGTCAAAACGTAAGTTTTTTGAATGTACCGCACTTCCCTTTTGTTCTACATGAGTCCCTAAAATTTCTCTTAATGCCTGATGTAATAAGTGTGTTGCCGAATGATTACATTCGGTTCTAAAACGCTGATTAGCATCGACCACAGCTTTAAAACTTTGATCGATATGCTTTGGTAAATTTTTAGTAAAGTGAATAATAACATTATTCTCCTTTTTGGTATCTAAAACATACACTACATCGCCACGAGAATCTTCTAAATAACCTTTATCTCCAACCTGACCGCCGCCCTCCGGATAAAATGGCGTAATATTAAATACCAACTGATACATTTCGCCATCTTTTTTAGAAACAACTTTACGGTATCTGGTTAATTTCACAGTGGCTTCAAGCGTATCGTAGCCTATAAATTCTTCTTCGGCATCGGTACCTAGAATGGTCCAATCGTCTGTACTCATTTCACTGGCAGCACGCGAACGATTTTTTTGTTTTTGTAACTCTTCATTAAATCCCTTTTCATCTAACTTTAAGCCTTTTTCAGAAAGAATTAAAGCGGTTAAATCGATTGGAAACCCGTAAGTATCATACAATTCAAAAGCCTTTTCTCCGGAAACTGTATCGCCTTTTGTCTCGTTTACAATAGCATTTAATAACACCAAACCTTGGTCTAAGGTTCTTAAAAAAGATTGTTCTTCTTCTTTAATGACATTTTCAACCAGTTGCTTTTGAGTTTTAATTTCTGGGAAAGCTTCTCCCATTTTCGCACTTAAAACATCTACTAATCTATAAATAAACGGCTCTTTTTTATCTAAAAACGTAAAGCCGTAACGCACAGCACGACGTAAAATTCTACGAATAACGTAGCCAGCGCCTGTATTACTTGGTAATTGACCATCGGCTATTGAAAATGCAACAGCTCGCACGTGATCGCATATAACACGAATAGCAACATCTACCTTTTCGTCTTTACCATATTTTTTGTTAGAAATCGTTTCAATTTCTCTAATTATTGGCGTAAAAACATCGGTATCGTAGTTAGATTGAACGCCTTGTAACACCATGCATAAACGCTCAAATCCCATACCTGTATCTATATGCTTGTCTGGTAAACTTTCCAGACTTCCGTTTGCTTTACGGTTGTATTGCATGAATACAAGGTTCCAAATTTCAACTACCTGTGGGTGATCTTGATTCACTAAATCTTTACCCGATATTTTAGCTTTTTCTTCTGCCGAACGAATATCGACATGTATTTCACTACAAGGTCCACATGGCCCTTGATCGCCCATTTCCCAGAAATTATCTTTTTTGTTTCCTTTTAATATGCGGTCTTCAGAAACAAATTCCTTCCATAATTCGTAAGCTTCGGTATCCATGGGCAGGTTGTCTTCGTCGCTACCTTCAAAAACCGTTACATATAATATATCTTTATCGATGCCATATACTTCGGTTAATAACTCCCAAGCCCAGGCAATAGCTTCTTTTTTAAAGTAATCACCAAAACTCCAGTTTCCAAGCATTTCAAATAAAGTATGGTGATATGTGTCGTAACCAACTTCTTCTAAATCGTTGTGCTTACCAGAAACACGTAAACATTTTTGTGTATCGGTTAAACGGCTGTTTTTTGGTTGTGCATTTCCTAAAAAATACTCTTTAAAAGGCGCCATACCAGAATTTACAAACATTAAAGTTGGATCGTCTTTTAAAACCATAGGAGCCGATGGCACTATACTGTGTTTTTTATCTTCAAAAAAACTTAAAAATTTAGATCGAATATCTTGTGACTTCATTAAGAAATGGTGTTACTAAGTTGTTAAATTACATGAATTGCAATACAATTTTTTATCTTTACGTTTTAAAAAAAATTATAAATTTTAAAGCCCTAACTAAGTACAAAAGTATCTCAAATAATAATGATAATATTTTTGTAATTTAGTCGTTTGCTTTATTAATTCAATTTAAATTGCTTTTAATTAAAGTGCAAAAATAGTATAATTTAAGAAATGAGTAAGGTAAAATATTATTACGATTCTGAAACGCTATCTTATAAGAAAATAGAACGCAAAAAAAGGACGACTTTAAAGTATGCCTTTATGTTTATTTTGGGTTCTGCTTTGTTTGGTTTTTTGTTCGTTTTTATTGCCAGTCAATACATCGAATCGCCCAAAGAACGTGCCTTAAAGCGTGAATTACAAAATGCAGAGTTACAATTTGAATTACTAAATAAAAAAATGGCGCAAGCCGAAACGGTGTTATCAAACATAGCAGACCGAGACAATAATATTTATCGCGTTTATTTTGAAGCTAACCCAATACCCGACGAACAACGTAAAGCTGGATTTGGAGGTGTGAATCGATATAAGAATCTAGAAGGCTTCGATAATTCTAAGCAAATTATTGAAAGTAACAAACGTTTAGACATCCTTCAAAAGCAAATTGTAGTGCAATCTAAATCGCTTGATGAAATAGCAAAATTAGCAGAAGAAAAAGAAAAATTACTTGCAGCCATTCCGGCCATTCAACCTGTAAGCAACGAAGATTTAACTCGTATGGCTTCGGGCTTTGG contains the following coding sequences:
- a CDS encoding DUF4136 domain-containing protein, encoding MKKILKFLPLLALLVIVSSCSSVRVATDYDKKADFNSYKTFAFFKTGIDKAEISDLDKRRILRAIEAELLAKGFTKSDNPDLLISLFTKSNQRVDVYNNYWGMGAWGWGGFGPWGGFGPGWGWGWNQPSVSTSTQGVLYIDLIDANKKELVWQGMGTGFLSQNMEQKEERIKEFVSKILEKYPPEIKK
- a CDS encoding enoyl-CoA hydratase/isomerase family protein, which produces MEAPYVNLHIENKVGYIEFFHPNHNAMPSDVLAELKTKIHDAGTNDGIQVIVLKSAGNRTFCAGASFNELITINDKITGETFFSGFAKVINAMRKSPKIIIGCVQGKAVGGGVGLAAATDYCLASTYASVKLSELSIGIGPFVIEPAVTRKIGIAATSEMTIKADTFFSAEWAKNKGLYSEVLETAEALQDAVKTLAETLSSYNPEALKQMKQVFWQGTENWDTLLAERAKISGELVLSDFTKNTLKRFS
- a CDS encoding rhodanese-like domain-containing protein, with translation MGLLDFLFGKKQAKIKDFQTRGAIILDVRTPGEYQQGAIPGSKNIPLQNLNSKVSEIKKLKKPVITCCASGVRSASAAAILNSNGIEAMNGGGWFSLSKKL
- a CDS encoding DUF4230 domain-containing protein; this translates as MRKILFGVVVTLVILFTFKYCSEQKNNKIELQESSMLIQEQIQNVGKLIVTEGHFSEVFTYKHSKELLGNFLTSDKKALVVVNADVTIAYDLSKVEFKIDESTKTLTIVSIPKEEIKVSPDLEYYDIQADYLNPFEANDYNNIKKKVKASLLKKLEASDLKANAKNRLISELSKFYILTNSMGWKLQFNNTTISKTDEFQKIKL
- a CDS encoding response regulator, coding for MNKKIAIVDDNSFLINAVKEKLSFFDDLEIKFTALNGSDLLNQLENNHNIDVILMDIEMPVLNGIETTGIVKQKYPHIKIIMLTVFDNDEHIFNAIKAGADGYLLKEVNAKDLCEGIYETLNGGAAMTPSIALKTLKLLRNPISFNASENQEIIKLTDREVQVLEQLSTGLSYNVIADNLFLSSGTIRKHIENIYKKLQVHNKLEAVEKAKRNNII
- a CDS encoding tetratricopeptide repeat-containing sensor histidine kinase, with the translated sequence MRQLLVIFCLFSFFYGQSQTSKQLDSLLKVSKIQKDTTLLKTFNEISWEYRNIRVDSALWYAKKSLELSKKLKQEALIALSYHNIAAAFEANTQLDSAQVNHKKSLDIRIKIKDSIGIADSYNNLGILEDTKGHYDIALKHYFKALNIYEKCAKDFTKVPATLVNIGIVYKKQKEYTKVLDYYKKALNIYKEHNFEIGEAIITGNIGSVLLYTLEYETSIKYSEKAKVLYSNLGYSRYLPYMQANIAIAQDSLKQHTKARSNFLSAISSFKADNNLYELARTQIALANNYTINKEYELAKTELSNALQIIEANNFKEFKVPALKQLAKIDALTKDYKSAYNNHIKYAQAKDSLFEIEKTKTIYELETKYESEKKQKEILTQRAEIAEKELNINQKNTQIIGLLILALVIGVLGYLLFNQQKLKNIQLKKEGQLKEALIKIETQNKLQEQRLRISRDLHDNIGAQLTFIISSIDNLQYGFKITNEKLTNKLSGISAFTKETINELRDTIWAMNKSEITLEDLQVRISNFLDKAHIASNKINFKFHLNTNLSNNYLFTSVQGMSIYRIIQEAINNALKYANASNIEVRFTSENHHISISIIDDGIGFNMEEVSLGNGLNNIKKRAADIGAVVQIESTKDQGTKIHLSL
- a CDS encoding outer membrane protein assembly factor BamB family protein; its protein translation is MKKFNLVILVLAIIFLSNITFAQKAEQPETTYDLGSKINEMTLTVGGILVVATNDGLVGIDPKVKTPVFTFNNFGKLSPEETDFVPESPYIIVSQGVGSKFAGIAKTKRAVINYITGKVIFNSDNDNWNQIYTCNVVLPQNKLIVSGIQKVGDKFEKMTPKVAVYDLSTQKMDYSFFLDKPGRVGVAKDFSVTGVPLLLKNMVIIPTAQGLLAKSHKGDDLWECKIKGVNWMVADKSEKEIYGFETTTNGKNTRIHKIGSNGAELWKDDRKVQGNVSNFQILPQGLAVVSDKSSGGSSSVFAASDESEIAFLSASSGEDLWDKAPKTKGYVQHFYVQDDGILFGIQQGGINKISFDGKTLFKKPLKTGENIMVMAESPQGLIYITSEDANIVNLETGDQVWKKPLKYKNSAAVASTFDSVNNRYLIAADGTIYSIDANSGDVAELANVKFDEKEVADFMQMRNGNIFLSSSQNLMMLDGQGKEVYHEYFKSPSQSGFVKVLSGVMAVASTGLAMAHAAKAGMNRTNPYGSSNDLSNYNDYGKENKRAADMFASIGDAAFDVMSKRFKATAATENAQFILTKLDDGTGLVKVNKDSGKVDKEIVLKDKKPEYQVDEVAGVLYYKANDKTIYAYNLK
- a CDS encoding DUF6498-containing protein, which encodes MLASVFIPNRYNAFAWLNILFLILLICLGKIAPYAVVFGYFLETIIIGLFNIVKMILASKKDDSGSSIWFLVPFFIFHYGMFVAVQSVFAFVIIGIGGQSFINEPFDLIDNYTKIVSLEGMEYILPLFVITQLLKLIFDFVLTNKNRVFTASEIMTKPYVRIFIQQFVVILAMFFIMFSESGVIAAVLLVLFRGVVDFFMAAIREHQVLLDRVVDKIYDGKTSKEKLRKQLLLFSE
- a CDS encoding GSCFA domain-containing protein, with translation MKLQTQIPLKKRASNLIDYHSEITLLGSCFVENIGEKLSYYKFKNLQNPFGILFHPKAIETLIIRAVHEKKYTKDDVFFHNEQWHCFDAHSKLSNPSKEALINQLNSELALTKLQLSKSTHVIITIGTAWVYNLLKDKNTVANCHKLPQNQFEKQLLSPDDIKGSLVRIIDGIKRLNSTATIIFTVSPIRHIKDGFVENTLSKSHLITAVHEVLSDAVVYFPSYEIMMDELRDYRFYSEDMIHPNQTAIHYIWNKFLEVWFSPQAIKTMVEVAVIQKGLQHRPFNLKSEAHQQFLEQLDIKKAQLEAQFSHITF